One Aegilops tauschii subsp. strangulata cultivar AL8/78 chromosome 7, Aet v6.0, whole genome shotgun sequence genomic window carries:
- the LOC109752924 gene encoding cytochrome P450 78A9, which produces MAPSEECGWLLYVSLAAKCCANGDGEPYRVVGFVAVLLAAFVVTSLLRWASQGGAAWGRYWWTRKGLGIGEARIPGPRGFPVIGSMGLMTGLAHRKLAAAAAGNVRRRRLMAFSMGETRVVVTADPDVARELLASPAFADRPVKESAYGLMFHRAIGFAPYGAYWRTLRRVSSSHLFSPRQVAASAAQRAVIARQMVDAMRPVGGAGVKHVEARRFLKRASLHNVMWSVFGRRYELDEAGSGEAAELKSLVDEGYDLLGQLNWSDHLPWLARFDPQKIRSRCSALVPRVNCFVGRIIDEHRAARNDDADAVVDFTDVLLSLQGSDKLSDADMIAVLWEMIFRGTDTVAVVIEWVLARLVLHQDVQARVHEELDRVVGPNRAVTESDAASLVFLQAVVKEVLRLHPPGPLLSWARLATSDVHVDGLLVPAGTTVMVNMWAITHDPVVWDKPAEFKPERFLAGPSSDHAAAGAEFSLTGSDLRLAPFGSGRRSCPGKSLAIATVGFWVATLLHEFEWTPPSSDGPGGVDLSEVLGLSCEMAAPLEARLRPRRAV; this is translated from the exons ATGGCTCCATCCGAGGAGTGCGGCTGGCTGCTGTACGTTTCCCTCGCCGCCAAATGCTGCGCCAACGGCGACGGCGAGCCTTACCGAGTGGTAGGCTTTGTTGCCGTTCTCCTCGCCGCCTTCGTCGTCACGTCGCTCCTGCGCTGGGCGTCTCAGGGTGGTGCGGCGTGGGGGAGGTATTGGTGGACGAGGAAGGGTCTGGGCATTGGCGAGGCCCGTATCCCGGGGCCACGGGGCTTCCCCGTGATCGGCAGCATGGGCCTCATGACCGGCCTCGCGCACCGgaagctcgcggcggcggcggcgggaaaCGTCAGGCGCCGGCGGCTCATGGCGTTCTCCATGGGGGAGACCCGGGTGGTGGTGACCGCCGACCCTGACGTGGCGAGAGAGCTGCTGGCTAGCCCGGCGTTCGCCGACCGGCCGGTCAAGGAGTCCGCCTACGGGCTTATGTTCCATCGCGCCATCGGGTTCGCCCCCTACGGCGCCTACTGGCGCACGCTCCGCCGCGTGTCGTCCTCGCACCTCTTCTCGCCGCGGCAGGTGGCCGCCTCCGCCGCGCAGCGCGCAGTGATCGCACGCCAGATGGTGGATGCCATGAGGCCCGTCGGCGGCGCTGGCGTCAAGCACGTCGAGGCGCGGCGGTTCCTGAAACGCGCGTCGCTGCACAACGTGATGTGGTCCGTTTTCGGCCGGAGGTACGAGCTGGACGAGGCCGGGAGCGGGGAGGCCGCGGAGCTCAAGAGTCTGGTCGACGAAGGCTACGACCTGCTCGGCCAGCTCAATTGGTCCGACCACCTCCCGTGGCTCGCACGCTTCGACCCGCAGAAGATCCGGTCCAGGTGCTCCGCCCTGGTCCCCCGCGTGAACTGCTTCGTCGGCAGGATCATCGACGAGCACCGTGCCGCCCGGAacgacgacgccgacgccgtGGTAGACTTCACCGACGTCCTGCTGTCCCTCCAAGGCAGCGACAAGCTCTCCGACGCCGACATGATCGCCGTCCTCTGG GAGATGATCTTTCGTGGCACCGACACCGTGGCAGTGGTGATCGAATGGGTGCTGGCCCGGCTGGTGCTGCACCAGGACGTGCAGGCGAGGGTCCACGAGGAGCTGGACCGGGTGGTCGGGCCGAACCGGGCCGTGACCGAGTCGGACGCCGCCTCGCTCGTCTTTCTCCAGGCCGTGGTCAAGGAGGTCCTGCGCCTTCACCCACCAGGCCCACTGCTGTCGTGGGCGCGGCTTGCCACGTCAGACGTCCACGTAGATGGGTTACTTGTCCCCGCGGGGACCACTGTCATGGTCAACATGTGGGCCATAACCCACGACCCAGTCGTGTGGGACAAGCCGGCGGAGTTCAAGCCAGAACGGTTCCTCGCCGGGCCATCGTCGGACCACGCCGCCGCCGGCGCTGAGTTCTCTTTAACGGGTTCCGATCTCAGGCTCGCGCCGTTCGGGTCGGGCAGGCGGAGCTGCCCCGGCAAGTCGCTCGCGATCGCCACCGTCGGATTCTGGGTTGCCACGCTGCTGCACGAGTTCGAGTGGACGCCGCCGTCGTCCGACGGGCCAGGTGGCGTGGACTTGTCTGAGGTGCTGGGGCTGTCGTGTGAGATGGCAGCTCCGCTGGAGGCAAGGCTGAGGCCGAGGCGTGCTGTGTGA